One Gammaproteobacteria bacterium genomic region harbors:
- a CDS encoding cytochrome d ubiquinol oxidase subunit II, with protein NLSLMIFDASSSQLTLFIMLLATIIFLPIILLYTSWVYYVMRGKVTASFIKENQDSVY; from the coding sequence CAAATTTAAGCTTAATGATATTTGACGCTTCTTCAAGTCAACTCACATTATTTATTATGTTGCTAGCGACGATTATTTTTCTGCCCATCATTCTTTTATACACCAGCTGGGTCTATTATGTTATGCGTGGCAAAGTCACTGCATCATTTATTAAAGAAAACCAAGACAGTGTTTATTAA